GGATAGCCGCGAAAGTGCGACCCGCTCTTGTTGTGAGTAAACCTTATGGAGATGAGGATCGGGCTTTGATTGCTGTAGTTCCTCATACGACCAGTATCAGAGGATCCAAATATGAGATCCAAGTCAGCATCCTCAGCATCCCCTTTCTAAACAAAAGGGGCCTTCCTACTTCAGGATGTTGTAACTGTTCCGCCACCATATTTTGTGAAAAAGCTTGGAATGCTATCGGATTCACAGATGGAATTAATTGAAAACGGGCTGAGAGATTGGCTCTCTCTTTAAATAAATAGTGAATATTTGAGCGCGATCATTATCTATCAGAGTTTTGGATCACTCTCTAACCAGGCGTTGCCGGCGGATGCGTAGGCTCATACGTCGGCGTTCTAGGAGATTGTGTTCGTAGAGGAGAAGAAATTGCAAGTGCTGTGCTACAGGCAAGGGATTAATTAGAACTTGCCAAATTAATGACAGTCGAGATGAAGTGAATGTAGCATCAAACAATATCTCTGCTTGAACAATGTGGCGATTACGGAGATTAGCAGTTAACTAAACATCTTCTATATCGAAATCTTCCCTTTTTTCTAGCAGCAAAAAAGCTTCGTTTGCGCTTTGCACCAACCGTTGTCGATAAATCATCTGTTCTGAATCATCCTCTAAGAAAACGAAGACCAGAGAAGTCTCTTGGGAGTTTTGGGAATTGTCAGGGTCACCAATCAAAAAAAAATTAATAGATTTCGCACAATGAGAATTAACATTCCTCGCCATTGCTGGGAGTGCAAAAGTTTCAATCTTGCCCTCAATCAGTTTGGTGACGATCCTTTTCAAGCCAGTTAACTCCGGAAAAGGTTTACCAACGGGTTGACCCACTTGGAGCGTATCCGGGTCATCACAGTAATTGTATCCTCCAGGAGAAATTGATTGTACGTTCAGCTCCTGATCAATAACAATGTATTCAATTGCTTTGGCTTTCAGGAATTTTTGCATTAAAGCAAAGGAGGGCATCATCCTTACTGATGGTGATTTTTCAGCTTGCGACAAAGGCTTTAAGCGATAGCCAAAATTATCAACCATTTCAACAATCTCTTCATCAATCTGTGCCTTTTTTAAGGCTTGTTTCAATTGTTTAATATGGGGGGTTACTGTGCTGTGAGTTGGGGGTTGGTCAAGATTTTCTCTAATCTGATCAACGATCAACTCATAACTGAGGACATGACGCGGATACCTAAGAAATAAGACCAGTAATTGATATTCTTGTGGCATTAAAGCAATTTCTTGGCTGTCGTAAGTGACAATATAGAACTGTGTATCAATCGATATTTTGCTATAGGTCAGCATAATTCTCATATGTGATTTAAAAAATATATATAAGTGATTGGAATTATATCGGTTTTTACTTAAAAACACAAGTCATTCAAACCAGCTATTCCAAAAATCCCTTACGAGATTACGAAAAGTAGATTGTGCGTAGTAGCCGATCAATTTTGTCTTAAGAGATGAGTGTCTCCCTTGTCTTCCTAATCTCGTCTGTTTTACTTCGACTCAACAGGTTAAGATTCACCGACTCGTCGTTCATTTGATTTCTGAAGGAGCGATAACAGATAATGGTAGACCTAAGGAATAGGGCAGATATTAGTAACGATAGGAACTTATGCAGAAGTCTTCCGGAAAAGCGACCCCCGCTTACATGAAAAACGCGGATTATCACCAGCTTGATCGCGCGCAATTGACCCCCATGATGCAACACTATATTGAGGTAAAAGAGCAATATCCCAATGCGTTGCTGTTGTATCGAGTGGGCGATTTCTTTGAATGCTTTTTTCAAGATGCGGTAACCGTTGCGCAACTGCTAGAACTAGTTTTAACTAGTAAAGAAGGGGGAAAAGAAATTGGTCGCGTTCCGATGACCGGTGTTCCCCATCATGCACTGGATCGTTATACAGCACTGTTAGTGGAAAAAGGTTACGCGATCGCGGTGTGCGATCAAGTGGAAGATGCGGCTGAAGCGGCTGCGCAAAAGCGGATGGTAGAGAGGAAAATTACCAAACTCCTGACTCCTGGCACGCTGACGGAAGAGGGAATGCTACACGCGCGACGCAATAATTTCCTTGCAGCGTTAGTCTTTGCCGGAGAACATTGGGGCTTAGCCTATACTGATATTTCCACGGGAGAATTTTACACCGCCCAATCCCAAAACTTGGAAACCCTGAGTCTAGAACTCCTGCGACTTCATCCCTCCGAAATTCTTTTGCCCACTAACACGCCTGACATTGGCAGTATGTTACGCCCTGGAGAAAAATCGGATCAGATTCCAGAATTTCTGCCCGATACCTTCTGCTATACCCTACGCCCGCAAACGCAATTTCGCAGTGGGGAGGCACGGAACCAACTCTTAGAATACTTTCGCGTGCGTTCTCTTGAAGGCATGGGTTGTGAAAATCTCCCCCTTGGTGTTCGCGCAGCTGGCGGACTACTGTTTTATATTGAAGAAACCCAAAAAGCCCATCAAGTCCCGTTACAAACCCTCAAAACCTATACCCTCACCGATTATTTAATTCTCGACCAGCAAACCCGCCGTAACTTAGAAATTGTACAAACAGTGCGCGATGGGACGTATCATGGTTCCCTGCTTTGGGCACTTGATCGCACTTGTACGGCAATGGGCGGACGTGCCCTCCGGCGCTGGTTACTGCAGCCGCTACTTGATATTAATGGCATTACTGCCCGTCAAGATACGATCGCGGAACTAATCAAGCAAACGAGTCTTCGCAATGACTTGCGCCAACTCTTACGGCACATTTACGATTTGGAACGCCTCAGTGGAAGAGCAGGGGCAGGCACTGCCAATGCCAGAGATTTAAGAGGATTAGCAGAGTCATTAGTGCGCTTGACAGAACTTGCCACCTTAGCGCAGCAGGGAGAATCGCCATTTTTGCGGGCTTTGCAAGCCGTTCCTCCTGACTTACAAGCCCTTGGCGAAAAAATCTTAGCCTCTCTTGTCGAATCTCCGCCGCAACACCTGACAGAAGGGGGCTTAATTCGTCCCGGTGTGGATGAACAATTGGATCAAATGCAGGCAACATTCGCTGAGGATAAACAGTGGCTTGCCCATTTAGAAACGAGTGAACGGGAACGGACAGGGATTCAAAAGTTGAAAGTTGGGTATAATAAAACCTTTGGCTATTATCTCAGTATTCCTCGGAGCAAAGCCGATCTTGCCCCAGAAAACTATACCCGCAAGCAAACTCTCACTAACGAAGAACGGTATATCACCTCAGAACTGAAAGAACGGGAAACGCGCATTCTCACGGCAAAAGATGATTTGAACCGTCTCGAATACGAAATTTTTGCCGATTTACGAGCAGAAGTAGGGGAAAAAGCGCAACAAATTCGGGATATTTCCAGGGCTGTTGCCGCGATCGATGTTTTAGCGGGATTGGCTGACCTTGCCGTTTATATGGACTATTGTCGTCCCGAAATGGTGGAAGGACGCTGTTTAAGCATTCGCGAAGGCAGACATCCGGTTGTAGAAAAAATGCTGCCCACAGGCTTTTTTGTGCCAAATTCCACAGAAATGGGGTATGAAAAACAGCGAGACACCCCCGATTTAATTATTCTCACGGGTCCTAATGCTAGCGGTAAAAGTTGTTATCTGCGACAAGTGGGGTTAATCCAGTTAATGGCACAGATTGGCAGTTTTGTGCCAGCGCGATCGGCAAAGTTAGGCATCAGCGATCGCGTGTTTACCCGCGTTGGTGCTGTCGATGATCTCGCCACCGGACAATCGACATTCATGGTCGAGATGAATGAAACGGCCAACATTCTCAACCATGCCACCCCTAACTCACTGATTCTCCTTGATGAAATTGGACGGGGTACCGCTACCTTTGACGGACTTTCCATTGCGTGGGCAGTTGCCGAACATCTGGCGACGGTAGTCCAAGCCCGTACTCTTTTTGCCACACATTACCACGAATTAAACGAACTCGCTTCGATTCTCTCCAATGTCGCGAACTATCAAGTAACCGTGAAAGAAATGGAACATGAGATTATTTTCCTCCATCAAGTGCAGCCGGGAGGTGCAGATCGCTCGTATGGCATTGAAGCCGGACGCTTAGCGGGACTTCCAGCGAGTGTCATTTCTCGCGCTCAGCAAGTGATGGGGCAAATTGAAAAACACAGCAAAATTGCTTTGGGCTTACGCAAAGGCATTGGGAAAGAGATGAATCAGTCAGAAGTCAGTATCGACCAACTAGATATTTTTGAGTAGTATAGCGCTACGCAATCAGCAACAGGCCTCGGCCGAAGCCAATTGCCGAGGTTCAACCAGCCAAGTGACTTCTTCAGCAAGCCCTAATCTAGGAATACGTTTGTTCTTTGCTTTCTGATTGGGCAAATTGCTGGTCATTAGAGTGGGGTAACGCTTGCGTTTGCTGATAGGTTTGCTTCCCTTGCACTTGCTGCATCAAACTCCCCATTTCTAAGGCATTGAGGGCATAATTCCAACCTAAATTACTCTTAATGCCTGCCCGTTCCAGGGCTTGTTGCATATTTTCTGCGGTAATAACGCCAAAAACAACCGGCACTCCCGTTTGGAAACTGGTTGCAGCAATCCCTTTCGCTGCTTCACTGGCAACATAATCAAAATGAGCCGTTTGTCCTCGAATCACTGCCCCTAAACAAATAATGGCATTATATTCTCCGGTTAATGCCATTTGCCGCGCCATCAT
The DNA window shown above is from Cyanobacteria bacterium GSL.Bin1 and carries:
- the mutS gene encoding DNA mismatch repair protein MutS, whose product is MQKSSGKATPAYMKNADYHQLDRAQLTPMMQHYIEVKEQYPNALLLYRVGDFFECFFQDAVTVAQLLELVLTSKEGGKEIGRVPMTGVPHHALDRYTALLVEKGYAIAVCDQVEDAAEAAAQKRMVERKITKLLTPGTLTEEGMLHARRNNFLAALVFAGEHWGLAYTDISTGEFYTAQSQNLETLSLELLRLHPSEILLPTNTPDIGSMLRPGEKSDQIPEFLPDTFCYTLRPQTQFRSGEARNQLLEYFRVRSLEGMGCENLPLGVRAAGGLLFYIEETQKAHQVPLQTLKTYTLTDYLILDQQTRRNLEIVQTVRDGTYHGSLLWALDRTCTAMGGRALRRWLLQPLLDINGITARQDTIAELIKQTSLRNDLRQLLRHIYDLERLSGRAGAGTANARDLRGLAESLVRLTELATLAQQGESPFLRALQAVPPDLQALGEKILASLVESPPQHLTEGGLIRPGVDEQLDQMQATFAEDKQWLAHLETSERERTGIQKLKVGYNKTFGYYLSIPRSKADLAPENYTRKQTLTNEERYITSELKERETRILTAKDDLNRLEYEIFADLRAEVGEKAQQIRDISRAVAAIDVLAGLADLAVYMDYCRPEMVEGRCLSIREGRHPVVEKMLPTGFFVPNSTEMGYEKQRDTPDLIILTGPNASGKSCYLRQVGLIQLMAQIGSFVPARSAKLGISDRVFTRVGAVDDLATGQSTFMVEMNETANILNHATPNSLILLDEIGRGTATFDGLSIAWAVAEHLATVVQARTLFATHYHELNELASILSNVANYQVTVKEMEHEIIFLHQVQPGGADRSYGIEAGRLAGLPASVISRAQQVMGQIEKHSKIALGLRKGIGKEMNQSEVSIDQLDIFE
- a CDS encoding 6,7-dimethyl-8-ribityllumazine synthase, encoding MAVFEGTFANSSSLRLAIIIGRFNDLVTEKLLAGCQDCLKRHGVDTNPHGTQVDYVWVPGSFELPMMARQMALTGEYNAIICLGAVIRGQTAHFDYVASEAAKGIAATSFQTGVPVVFGVITAENMQQALERAGIKSNLGWNYALNALEMGSLMQQVQGKQTYQQTQALPHSNDQQFAQSESKEQTYS